A part of Miscanthus floridulus cultivar M001 chromosome 6, ASM1932011v1, whole genome shotgun sequence genomic DNA contains:
- the LOC136458437 gene encoding uncharacterized protein, whose protein sequence is MARKRKTDAAPRLDEADRTLYSTFCGAANSLSQLYTQAMAQQKLSFQAGERHALEKLYQWILRKHDEEARLTVAEVMSHIQHEIDYGGTDAHVSPRVHQHPQIANPFTNSVVPPGTGLYGQSAAGFAPRPSITDQSKNTIFSNALSSPVRRSLQNYHITQGAGNGGRNAEANLAGANRETNSASSNDTSMDMVSDSAGNEFYQ, encoded by the exons atggcgcggAAGAGGAAGACGGACGCCGCGCCGCGGCTGGACGAGGCCGATCGCACGCTCTACTCCACCTTCTGCGGCGCCGCCAACTCCCTCTCCCAGCTCTACACGCAGGCCATGGCCCAGCAGAAGCTCTCCTTCCAGGCCGGCGAGCGCCACGCCCTA GAAAAGCTCTACCAATGGATCTTGAGGAAGCACGATGAAGAGGCAAGGCTCACTGTAGCTGAAGTAATGTCTCATATCCAG CATGAGATAGACTATGGAGGTACTGATGCACATGTCTCCCCAAGAGTACATCAGCATCCTCAGATTGCAAATCCATTCACCAATTCAGTTGTCCCACCTGGAACTGGTTTGTATGGGCAATCAGCAGCTGGGTTTGCTCCTAGACCCAGCATCACTGACCAGTCAAAAAATACAATATTCTCTAATGCCTTATCAAGCCCAGTGCGCAGGAGTCTCCAGAACTATCACATCACTCAAGGTGCTGGCAATGGAGGCCGGAATGCAGAAGCAAACTTAGCAGGGGCAAATAGGGAGACGAATTCTGCAAGCTCCAACGACACTTCTATGGATATGGTTTCAGACAGCGCCGGGAATGAATTCTACCAGTGA
- the LOC136458438 gene encoding uncharacterized protein: protein MLLAVEGGGFFSSSASGYSHGLALLLLGRKAEEKPVKVSPWNQYRLVDRETEQVYHLPSAAKDQAPGKCASFVCFGCTANGLEVASPPKAASSSALGIGTSQEEASCSANKTLTTSGSISGSERRGCLKSNSKRDSLEHRIVVSEGEEPRESVEEVQTLRSSVERRKVQWTDTCGKELFEIREFETSDEGLSDDDAENEGFRKCECVIQ, encoded by the exons ATGCTACTGGCCGTGGAAGGAGGAGGGTTCTTCTCGTCTTCAGCTTCAGGGTACAGCCATGGCCTCGCCCTCTTGCTGCTCGGGCGGAAAGCTGAGGAGAAGCCCGTCAAGGTCTCGCCGTGGAACCAGTACCGGCTAGTCGACCGGGAAACCGAGCAGGTGTACCACCTGCCCTCCGCCGCCAAGGACCAGGCGCCTGGGAAATGTGCCTCCTTCGTCTGCTTCGGATGCACGGCGAATGGCCTCGAGGTGGCGTCTCCTCCCAAAGCAGCCTCCAGCAGTGCGCTCGGTATCGGTACCTCTCAGGAAGAAGCATCTTGTTCAGCAAACAAGACGTTGACCACTAGTGGTTCCATCAGTGGCAGTGAGAGACGAGGCTGTCttaagagcaactccaaaagGGATTCTTTGGAGCACCGTATAGTGGTCAGCGAGGGTGAAGAACCGCGCGAGTCTGTGGAAGAGGTGCAGACCTTGAGATCTAGCGTGGAACGGAGGAAAGTTCAGTGGACAGATACATGTGGAAAGGAGCTTTTTGAGATAAGGGAGTTTGAAACAAG CGACGAGGGCCTGTCAGATGATGATGCAGAAAACGAAGGTTTCCGGAAATGTGAGTGTGTGATTCAGTAG
- the LOC136456196 gene encoding light-harvesting complex-like protein OHP2, chloroplastic produces MSLAPSIPSIKVKVGAVSVAPPHRACRSFAVIRSSKAEGPIRRPAAPPLSPPPPMPPKTPALSTPPTLSQPPTPAKPVAPPTSSPPTPPSPEPKPVEVTAPGAALQRPVAGAVTLEYQRKVAKDLQEYFKKKKLEETDQGPFFGFLPKNEISNGRWAMFGFAVGMLTEYATGSDFVQQLKILLSNFGIVDLD; encoded by the exons ATGTCTCTGGCGCCGTCCATCCCTTCCATCAAGGTGAAGGTGGGGGCCGTCTCGGTCGCGCCCCCGCACCGCGCATGCCGGTCCTTCGCGGTGATCAGGAGCTCCAAGGCGGAGGGCCCCATCCGGAGACCTGCGGCGCCTCCGCTGTCGCCACCACCACCGATGCCACCCAAGACGCCGGCTCTGTCCACTCCTCCCACCCTGTCGCAGCCTCCGACGCCCGCGAAGCCAGTCGCACCACCCACGTCGTCGCCGCCGACACCACCTTCTCCTGAGCCGAAGCCAGTTGAGGTCACAGCCCCGGGGGCAGCGCTGCAGAGGCCGGTGGCTGGGGCTGTGACGCTGGAGTACCAGAGGAAGGTGGCCAAGGACCTGCAGGAgtacttcaagaagaagaagctggaggAGACCGACCAGGGCCCGTTCTTTGGGTTCTTGCCCAAGAATGAGATTTCCAACGGAAG GTGGGCCATGTTTGGGTTTGCAGTAGGGATGCTAACAGAGTACGCAACAGGCTCGGATTTTGTTCAGCAACTGAAGATCCTTCTCTCCAATTTT